A DNA window from Mycobacterium sp. IDR2000157661 contains the following coding sequences:
- a CDS encoding nuclear transport factor 2 family protein yields MTTACATRNINATTAIYEAVPAGDLATALTYLDPEIRITYYGTPAIPYAGDYRGIEEAKRFFTAVGSTIQIVDMQVWKFIAEGDELAAWGRQRFRRLQTGHEWESEFAHIITMRDGRWLYFRDFMNSALTLEAFSDR; encoded by the coding sequence ATGACGACCGCATGCGCCACCCGAAACATCAACGCCACCACAGCCATCTACGAGGCGGTGCCCGCCGGCGATCTCGCCACCGCGTTGACCTACCTCGACCCCGAGATCCGCATCACCTACTACGGAACGCCGGCGATTCCCTACGCAGGCGACTACCGGGGCATCGAGGAGGCCAAGCGGTTCTTCACGGCGGTCGGATCCACCATCCAGATCGTCGACATGCAGGTGTGGAAATTCATCGCCGAGGGTGACGAACTCGCGGCGTGGGGCCGCCAACGATTCCGGCGGCTGCAGACCGGTCACGAATGGGAGTCGGAATTCGCCCACATCATCACGATGCGCGACGGGCGGTGGCTCTACTTCCGCGACTTCATGAACTCGGCGCTGACGTTGGAGGCGTTCAGCGACCGGTGA
- a CDS encoding cytochrome P450 — protein MTSTTSDALDLLTTPLGVADPYPLYDALRADSPVAGYRDWPPGTVPGADEPVTAWALFGYHQVFAATRDHETFSSRDPIQEASSAPSLMLVNTDPPAHTGQRKLLSQAFSPRRIKRLGGWLDGLVPTLLDDLGDGEVDVMGFAAEVPARAMVRLLGLPDGDHVRFRRWANAFMLSSAMTPEERMSSNQEMVSAFSERLAEHSVRVAQRTEGDVEDAEDLISALLRAEVDGQRLTAEEIVRFCVTLVVAGTETTTYLIGNLLRALAREPEVTALLRNDRSLLNAFIEEEMRLNGPPQRLFRIATRDVEVGRSVIREGEWVALFFGAANRDPAVFAEPGRFRLDRPNVRQHLTMGHGVHFCLGGPLARLEAVAVLNGVLDRYESIELVDDPGVKQTASLLTHGYVRLPLRLSR, from the coding sequence ATGACCTCCACCACATCGGATGCGCTGGACCTGCTGACGACGCCCCTCGGCGTCGCCGACCCTTATCCGCTCTACGACGCCCTGCGCGCCGACTCGCCGGTCGCGGGCTATCGCGACTGGCCGCCAGGAACAGTGCCCGGCGCCGACGAGCCCGTGACGGCGTGGGCGTTGTTCGGCTACCACCAGGTCTTCGCCGCCACCCGCGACCACGAGACGTTCTCCTCGCGGGACCCCATTCAGGAAGCGTCGTCGGCGCCGAGCCTGATGCTGGTGAACACCGACCCGCCGGCTCACACCGGTCAGCGGAAACTGTTGAGCCAGGCGTTCTCTCCGCGACGGATCAAGCGTCTGGGCGGCTGGCTGGACGGGCTGGTGCCCACCCTGCTCGACGACCTGGGCGACGGCGAGGTCGACGTCATGGGGTTCGCCGCCGAGGTCCCGGCGAGGGCGATGGTGCGACTGCTGGGCCTGCCGGACGGCGACCATGTCCGATTCCGGCGCTGGGCCAACGCCTTCATGTTGTCGTCGGCGATGACTCCCGAAGAGCGGATGAGCAGCAACCAGGAGATGGTTTCGGCGTTCAGCGAGCGGCTGGCCGAGCACAGTGTTCGGGTCGCGCAGCGGACGGAGGGCGACGTGGAGGACGCCGAGGACTTGATCTCGGCGCTGCTGCGTGCCGAGGTCGACGGTCAGCGCCTCACCGCCGAGGAGATCGTGCGGTTCTGCGTCACGCTCGTGGTCGCAGGCACGGAGACCACCACCTACCTGATCGGCAATCTGCTGCGCGCGCTGGCGCGGGAGCCAGAGGTCACTGCGCTGTTGCGCAACGATCGCTCCCTGCTCAACGCCTTTATCGAAGAAGAGATGCGGCTCAACGGTCCTCCGCAACGGCTCTTCCGCATCGCCACCCGCGATGTCGAGGTCGGTCGGTCTGTGATCCGGGAGGGAGAGTGGGTGGCACTGTTCTTCGGGGCCGCCAACCGGGATCCCGCGGTGTTCGCCGAACCCGGCCGCTTCCGGCTGGACAGACCGAATGTGCGGCAACACCTGACGATGGGCCATGGTGTGCACTTCTGCCTCGGTGGTCCCCTTGCGCGACTGGAGGCCGTCGCGGTCCTCAACGGGGTGCTGGATCGCTATGAGTCCATCGAACTCGTCGACGATCCCGGGGTGAAGCAGACGGCGAGTCTGCTCACGCACGGTTACGTCCGGCTGCCGCTGAGGCTGTCGCGATGA
- a CDS encoding HIT family protein yields MATVFTKIINGEIPGRFVYEDDDIVAFLTIAPITQGHTLVVPRAEIDNWQDVEPAQFGRVMEVSQLIGKAVSQAFDVERAGVIIAGLEVPHLHVHVFPARELSDFGFANADPNPEPKSLDEAQAKIKEALADITGR; encoded by the coding sequence ATGGCGACCGTCTTCACCAAGATCATCAACGGCGAGATCCCCGGGCGATTCGTATACGAGGACGACGACATCGTCGCCTTCCTGACGATCGCTCCCATCACCCAGGGCCACACGCTGGTGGTACCGCGCGCCGAGATCGACAACTGGCAGGACGTCGAACCCGCGCAGTTCGGCCGGGTCATGGAGGTCTCACAACTGATCGGCAAGGCGGTGTCCCAGGCGTTCGATGTCGAGCGGGCCGGTGTCATCATCGCCGGGCTCGAGGTGCCACATCTGCACGTGCACGTCTTCCCGGCCCGCGAGTTGTCCGACTTCGGCTTCGCCAACGCCGACCCGAACCCCGAGCCGAAGTCGCTGGACGAGGCACAGGCCAAGATCAAGGAGGCACTGGCCGACATCACCGGTCGCTGA
- a CDS encoding adenylate/guanylate cyclase domain-containing protein — MFSETRYALNGELRVAYRASPEGARDILSVANWFSSCEVLPELPSIQGWVEAMTSLGRYIFFDQPGTGVSDPVWPGALPTLEQWADSITAVLDDLGSREAVLIASNAAFATAALFAATHPSRTTALVVLDGFADAGGTPLIQDESEAANVRLWGSGKVQHVLNPDMPWNEEIRASFARMERLAASPRTLALMRPLAMEMDVRAVLPTIRVPTLVVQHSDGVIVPPAKGKYIAEHIPDAKYVEVPGRNWYHVVEPWRASFQEIAEFLTGHQADVADDRVLATVLFTDIVDSTRRAAEMGDRDWHALLDAHDAIVRVQLNRFRGRELNTSGDGFLAMFDGPQRAIRCAMAIRDAVQALGIEVRAGLHTGECEVRGDDIGGIAVHIGARVSALAAPNDVLVSSTLRDLVIGSGLEFEERGAHQLKGVPGEWQLFAVASP; from the coding sequence ATGTTCTCGGAGACGCGTTACGCGCTAAACGGTGAATTGCGCGTCGCGTATCGCGCGTCACCCGAAGGTGCTCGCGACATCTTGTCCGTCGCGAACTGGTTTTCGTCCTGCGAGGTTCTTCCGGAGCTACCGTCCATTCAGGGGTGGGTCGAGGCGATGACGTCGCTCGGTCGGTATATCTTCTTTGACCAGCCGGGTACGGGAGTGTCCGATCCCGTCTGGCCCGGGGCGCTGCCGACCTTGGAGCAATGGGCCGACAGCATCACCGCGGTGCTCGACGACCTCGGGAGTCGCGAGGCGGTTCTCATCGCGTCGAACGCCGCGTTCGCGACGGCGGCGCTGTTCGCGGCGACACATCCGTCTCGCACCACCGCGCTGGTCGTGCTCGACGGTTTCGCAGATGCGGGTGGCACCCCACTCATTCAAGACGAAAGCGAAGCTGCGAATGTCCGCTTGTGGGGCAGCGGGAAAGTCCAACATGTGCTCAATCCGGACATGCCGTGGAACGAGGAGATCCGGGCATCTTTTGCCCGGATGGAACGCCTGGCGGCTAGCCCAAGGACGCTAGCTCTAATGAGGCCTCTCGCGATGGAAATGGACGTGCGGGCGGTCCTACCGACCATTCGTGTGCCGACTCTCGTCGTCCAGCACTCCGACGGCGTGATCGTCCCGCCCGCGAAGGGCAAGTACATCGCTGAGCACATACCTGACGCGAAATATGTTGAGGTGCCGGGCCGCAACTGGTACCACGTCGTGGAACCGTGGCGCGCGTCGTTTCAAGAGATCGCGGAGTTCCTCACCGGCCATCAGGCCGACGTGGCCGACGATCGGGTGCTGGCCACGGTGCTGTTCACCGACATCGTCGATTCGACGCGCCGCGCGGCGGAGATGGGCGACCGCGACTGGCATGCGCTGCTCGATGCGCACGACGCCATCGTGCGCGTTCAACTAAACCGCTTTCGGGGGCGCGAGTTGAACACATCGGGAGACGGCTTCCTCGCGATGTTCGATGGCCCGCAGCGAGCGATCCGCTGCGCCATGGCGATCCGCGACGCGGTGCAGGCGCTCGGCATCGAGGTGCGCGCCGGATTGCACACCGGCGAGTGCGAGGTCCGGGGCGATGACATCGGTGGCATCGCCGTCCACATCGGTGCGCGCGTGAGCGCACTGGCAGCACCGAACGACGTGCTGGTGTCCAGCACGCTACGCGATCTGGTGATCGGTTCCGGGCTCGAGTTCGAGGAGCGCGGTGCGCACCAACTCAAGGGCGTGCCGGGCGAATGGCAGCTCTTCGCCGTCGCTTCTCCTTAG